From one Anopheles cruzii chromosome 3, idAnoCruzAS_RS32_06, whole genome shotgun sequence genomic stretch:
- the LOC128275607 gene encoding zwei Ig domain protein zig-8-like yields MAQHWTQHGLKTVLIFIFYLNHGLSSALQSVSEEQFLAELGDDDSPDGRRQSPATRRPPPLRSRPPYLGMYGAPASSHHQHLGGGLSGSGPETSDNEIYDSDESNRLRTPLDRGPHFDLSTSKNITALVGKTAYLNCRVKNLGNKTVSWVRHRDIHLLTVGRFTYTSDQRFQAVHNPQNDDWSLQIRYPQKRDTGVYECQISTTPPVGHSMFLSVVEPITTIVGVPDLYINTGSTVNLTCIVRNSPEPPSTIMWTHNNQEINYDSPRGGVSVITEKGETTTSYLLIQRARTTDTGKYVCSPSNADPATINVHILNGEHPAAMQHGGQLRIGDPLHVFVLWLISFLMGRR; encoded by the exons ATGGCTCAACATTGGACCCAACACGGACTAAAAACTGTACTTATTTTTATCTTCTATCTGAATCATG gGCTCAGCAGTGCGCTCCAGAGCGTTTCCGAAGAACAGTTCCTGGCCGAGCTGGGCGACGACGATTCGCCAGACGGTCGCCGACAGTcgccggccacccggcggccaccgccactgcgCAGCCGGCCACCGTACCTCGGTATGTACGGGGCGCCCGCCAGCTCTCACCATCAGCACCTCGGTGGCGGTCTGTCCGGCAGCGGGCCCGAGACGAGCGACAACGAAATTTACGACTCGGACGAAAGCAACCGGCTCCGGACACCGCTCGACCGTGGGCCGCACTTCGATTTGTCGACCTCCAAGAACATCACGGCGCTGGTCGGCAAAACGGCGTACCTCAACTGTCGCGTCAAAAATCTGGGCAATAAAACG GTCTCCTGGGTGCGGCACCGGGACATTCATCTGTTAACCGTAGGTAGATTCACCTATACTTCCGACCAGCGATTCCAGGCTGTACATAATCCCCAGAACGATGACTGGTCGCTGCAA ATCAGATACCCTCAGAAGCGGGACACCGGAGTGTACGAGTGTCAGATCTCGACGacgccaccggtcggccactCGATGTTTCTCTCCGTCGTCG AGCCCATCACCACGATCGTCGGTGTACCGGATCTGTACATCAACACCGGCTCCACTGTAAATTTAACCTGTATAGTACGCAACTCGCCCGAACCACCCTCCACCATCATGTGGACCCACAACAACCAG GAGATCAACTATGACTCCCCGCGGGGCGGGGTGTCCGTCATCACGGAGAAGGGTGAAACGACCACGTCCTACTTGCTGATCCAGCGCGCCCGGACGACCGACACGGGCAAGTACGTGTGCTCGCCGTCGAACGCGGATCCGGCCACGATCAACGTGCACATCTTGAACG GTGAACACCCGGCGGCAATGCAGCACGGTGGCCAGCTGCGGATAGGCGATCCCCTCCACGTGTTCGTCCTGTGGCTGATCAGCTTCCTGATGGGGCGCCGATGA